One segment of Leptospira langatensis DNA contains the following:
- a CDS encoding AbrB/MazE/SpoVT family DNA-binding domain-containing protein, which produces MKAAIVQIGNSKGIRIPKTVLVECQIEDEVDLIVEKNKLIVVPLKSKPRQGWENQFKAMADHKDDTLLISDSMDLSDKDWEW; this is translated from the coding sequence ATGAAGGCCGCAATTGTACAAATTGGTAATTCAAAAGGAATCAGAATTCCTAAAACTGTCCTAGTTGAATGCCAAATTGAGGATGAGGTGGATCTGATAGTGGAAAAAAATAAACTTATCGTGGTTCCATTGAAATCCAAACCCAGACAAGGATGGGAAAATCAATTCAAGGCTATGGCCGATCATAAAGACGATACTCTACTCATTTCCGATTCAATGGATCTCTCCGATAAGGATTGGGAATGGTAA